One Acidobacteriota bacterium DNA window includes the following coding sequences:
- a CDS encoding c-type cytochrome: MANKKSVGHAYNVDFLNVVFAASSLFLFFTTIWMVFDDFDREWKGYQRQFVLLEGYVTSLSLQAAQAGIDQERLQELNAERAAAEQELAANGERVAELEGQLADVEADFYLANQQYNFLKADYDVERYAYEELQEEHPEEAAELRPAIDDMYDRWVELGLRVEELVARRDDLRAQIGEYTGGVVDADTEIRELTAEATRLAALVEDLQVDFVGDYLLNAPLLDFMAPSLTVQQTITPNVHDELNFIRFQKMDRCRTCHIAIDREGYEAYPQPYTTHPRLETYVGSASPHPLATTGCTVCHEGMGQSIGFVHSSHTPETEEQMHAWEEQYGWAVPHLWDYPMLPTDMTEASCAKCHTETVYVDEAENLNLAYGLYERAGCYACHTTTGFTDLRKPGPNLTKIGSKLSPEWVSSWIRDPREVKPSTWMPRVWYNSNTSSPEDAVRNEVEIDAAVAYLFANSEEHDYAVLFPPRGNAERGQDLVESVGCLACHITEDQDRLAAGTRRTFGQPLQNIGNKTSYEWLFDWVRDPTHFSSETYMPDLRLTNREAADIATYLSTLTGPDGRGAEATYDDGEVTAVLLDYVRSILPTAEAEELVGGMSLDEQRVDLGQRVIGRYGCYSCHEIAGFEGAQPIGIELSEEGSKLLPRLDFAFVHDIPHTKVEWFKQKMRDPRAFDRNRVLQPLEKLRMPDFEMSEEESKLFATAIMSFQSDVQPLAAKPPRSARNDALRDGRNLVRRRNCIGCHEIEEDGGDYVALVDDPSLAPPMLTPQGAKVKPDWMYAFLQGPIPIRPWLDVRMPSFALDDAHWNGVIDYFGAISGTVGEFRTHDTLSAAAVPREGEELFDLLRCQQCHVLDTIPADQPTDNLAPDLRMARERLQPDWIVDWLRAPLEIQPGTRMPMFWTDFPASPYPQLDSDGPRQLEAIRDYMLTFEGGPSPIRGN; the protein is encoded by the coding sequence ATGGCCAACAAGAAAAGCGTCGGACACGCCTACAACGTCGACTTTCTCAACGTCGTCTTCGCGGCGTCGAGCCTGTTCCTGTTCTTCACGACCATCTGGATGGTCTTCGACGACTTCGACCGCGAGTGGAAGGGCTACCAGCGGCAGTTCGTGCTGCTGGAGGGGTACGTCACCTCGCTGAGCCTCCAGGCGGCGCAGGCCGGCATCGACCAGGAACGCCTGCAGGAGTTGAACGCCGAGCGGGCTGCGGCCGAGCAGGAGCTCGCCGCCAACGGCGAGCGGGTGGCCGAGCTCGAGGGCCAGTTGGCGGACGTCGAGGCGGACTTCTACCTCGCCAACCAGCAGTACAACTTCCTGAAGGCCGACTACGACGTCGAGCGGTACGCGTACGAGGAGCTGCAGGAAGAGCATCCGGAGGAAGCCGCGGAGCTGCGTCCCGCGATCGACGACATGTACGACCGCTGGGTCGAGCTGGGCTTGCGCGTCGAAGAGCTGGTTGCGCGGCGCGACGATCTGCGCGCGCAGATCGGGGAATACACCGGCGGCGTGGTGGACGCGGACACCGAGATCCGCGAGCTGACGGCGGAGGCGACCCGGCTGGCCGCCCTGGTCGAGGACCTGCAGGTCGACTTTGTCGGAGACTACCTGCTGAACGCTCCGCTGCTCGACTTCATGGCCCCGAGCCTGACCGTGCAGCAGACGATTACGCCGAACGTCCACGACGAGCTGAACTTCATCCGCTTCCAGAAGATGGATCGCTGCCGGACGTGCCACATCGCGATCGACCGCGAGGGCTACGAGGCGTACCCGCAGCCGTACACGACGCATCCGCGCCTGGAGACGTACGTCGGCAGCGCGTCGCCGCATCCGCTGGCGACCACCGGCTGCACCGTGTGTCACGAGGGGATGGGGCAGTCGATCGGCTTCGTTCACTCCTCGCACACGCCCGAGACCGAGGAGCAGATGCATGCCTGGGAGGAGCAGTACGGTTGGGCGGTGCCCCACTTGTGGGACTACCCGATGCTGCCCACGGACATGACCGAGGCGTCCTGCGCGAAGTGTCACACGGAGACGGTGTACGTGGACGAGGCGGAGAACCTGAACCTGGCCTACGGCCTGTACGAGCGCGCCGGGTGCTACGCCTGCCACACGACCACGGGCTTCACCGATCTGCGCAAGCCGGGTCCGAACCTCACGAAAATCGGCTCGAAGCTCTCACCCGAGTGGGTGTCCTCGTGGATTCGCGATCCACGGGAGGTCAAGCCGAGCACGTGGATGCCGCGGGTCTGGTACAACTCGAACACGAGCAGTCCGGAGGACGCGGTTCGCAACGAGGTCGAGATAGACGCCGCGGTCGCGTACCTGTTCGCGAACTCGGAGGAGCATGACTACGCGGTGCTGTTCCCGCCGCGCGGAAACGCCGAGCGCGGACAGGACCTCGTCGAGTCCGTCGGCTGCCTGGCCTGCCACATCACCGAGGACCAGGACCGTCTGGCCGCCGGCACGCGGCGCACCTTCGGGCAGCCGCTCCAGAACATCGGCAACAAGACCAGCTACGAGTGGCTCTTCGACTGGGTGCGGGACCCGACGCACTTCAGCAGCGAGACGTACATGCCGGATCTCCGGCTGACGAATCGCGAGGCGGCGGACATCGCGACCTATCTCAGCACGCTCACCGGTCCGGACGGACGAGGAGCGGAAGCGACCTACGACGACGGCGAGGTCACCGCGGTGCTGCTGGATTACGTGAGGTCCATCCTGCCCACCGCTGAGGCGGAGGAGCTCGTCGGAGGCATGTCGCTCGACGAGCAGCGGGTCGACCTCGGACAACGCGTGATTGGCCGCTACGGTTGCTACAGTTGTCACGAAATCGCGGGGTTCGAGGGCGCCCAGCCGATCGGGATCGAGCTGTCGGAAGAGGGATCGAAGCTGCTGCCGCGGCTCGACTTCGCTTTCGTCCACGACATTCCGCATACGAAGGTGGAGTGGTTCAAGCAGAAGATGCGCGATCCGCGTGCGTTCGACAGGAATCGCGTGCTGCAGCCGCTCGAGAAGCTGCGGATGCCGGATTTCGAGATGAGCGAGGAAGAGTCGAAGCTCTTCGCCACCGCCATCATGAGCTTCCAGAGCGACGTGCAGCCGCTGGCCGCGAAGCCGCCGCGCTCGGCCCGGAACGACGCCCTGCGCGATGGCCGCAACCTGGTCCGGCGCCGCAACTGCATCGGATGTCACGAGATCGAGGAGGACGGCGGCGACTACGTGGCGCTCGTGGACGATCCGTCGCTGGCCCCGCCGATGCTCACGCCGCAAGGCGCCAAGGTGAAACCGGACTGGATGTATGCCTTCCTGCAGGGGCCGATCCCGATTCGCCCGTGGCTGGACGTGCGTATGCCGAGCTTCGCGCTCGACGACGCGCATTGGAACGGGGTGATCGACTACTTCGGCGCCATCTCGGGCACGGTCGGCGAGTTCCGGACCCACGACACCTTGTCGGCGGCGGCGGTGCCGCGCGAAGGCGAGGAGCTGTTCGATCTGCTCCGGTGCCAGCAGTGTCACGTGTTGGACACGATCCCGGCCGATCAGCCGACCGACAATCTCGCGCCGGATCTGCGGATGGCGCGCGAGCGGCTGCAGCCGGACTGGATCGTCGACTGGCTCCGGGCGCCGTTGGAAATCCAGCCTGGAACCCGCATGCCGATGTTCTGGACGGATTTTCCCGCGTCGCCGTACCCGCAGCTCGACAGCGACGGACCACGGCAACTGGAAGCGATTCGCGACTACATGCTGACGTTCGAGGGCGGTCCGTCTCCCATCCGCGGCAACTGA
- a CDS encoding isochorismatase family protein: MSPGTAVALLVVDVQNDFCAGGALAVPDGDRVVDPINRLLAAHSAAGAAIFATRDWHPVGSSHFSDQGGDWPVHCVADTPGAAFHPRLRFPAATVVVSKGQARDSDGYSAFDGRLPAGEPLARALAEHHVGRLIVCGLATDYCVRASVLDARVRGLDVLVVRDAIAAVDLRPGDGATALREMEASGARLVTLDRALALAEGDADRN; encoded by the coding sequence ATGTCGCCCGGCACCGCTGTCGCACTGCTCGTCGTGGACGTCCAGAACGACTTCTGCGCCGGCGGGGCCCTGGCCGTTCCCGATGGCGATCGCGTGGTCGATCCCATCAACCGTTTGCTGGCGGCCCATTCCGCGGCGGGCGCGGCGATCTTCGCTACGCGCGACTGGCACCCCGTCGGATCGTCCCACTTCAGCGACCAGGGCGGGGACTGGCCGGTCCACTGCGTCGCCGATACCCCCGGCGCCGCCTTTCATCCACGGCTGCGGTTTCCCGCCGCGACGGTCGTAGTGAGCAAGGGGCAGGCGCGCGACAGCGACGGGTACTCGGCCTTCGACGGCAGGCTCCCCGCGGGTGAACCCCTGGCCCGCGCTCTCGCCGAACACCACGTCGGCCGCCTGATCGTCTGCGGGCTGGCGACCGACTACTGCGTGCGGGCCTCGGTGCTCGACGCCCGCGTCCGCGGGCTCGATGTCCTCGTCGTGCGCGACGCCATCGCCGCAGTCGACCTGCGTCCGGGCGACGGCGCCACGGCGCTGCGGGAGATGGAGGCCTCCGGCGCCCGTCTCGTCACCCTCGATCGGGCGCTGGCTCTCGCCGAAGGCGACGCGGACCGCAACTGA
- a CDS encoding nicotinate phosphoribosyltransferase, with the protein MPSALSTDLYELTMAAGHYGAGAPPRATFELSVRSLPRDRGYLLAAGIEPALVYLEGLCFTAADIEYLRQIPQLRRAPAGFFDDYLPGFRFSGDVWAVAEGEPVFPNEPLLRVTAPLIEGQIVETALLSTVLFQTSVASRASRVVRAAAGRPVFELGARRAHGAEAGALAGRAAFIGGCSGTSDVEAGLAFGLPLAGTMAHSWVMSHDSEKEAFIRFIDMYGDRTVLLIDTYDSERAVDRIAAAGLSPFGVRLDSGDLLAESRAIRARLDAAGLRGTRIFASGDLDERRIAELVEDRAPIDIFGVGTALSTSSDAPALGGVYKLVEVDRAGLVQPVLKLSRGKGTYPGPKQVWRVADCGAVTHDVLATDREPPPGQGRALLSPVMRRGRRLRPGPPMREIQGHALRAVEALPAGVLRLEEPTDYQVVVSDGLVRLTEDLRQRMHAVAG; encoded by the coding sequence ATGCCGAGCGCGCTGTCCACCGACCTCTACGAGTTGACGATGGCGGCGGGCCACTACGGCGCGGGCGCGCCTCCTCGGGCGACTTTCGAACTGTCGGTCCGCAGCCTGCCCAGGGACCGAGGATACCTGTTGGCGGCGGGAATCGAGCCGGCGCTGGTCTATCTGGAAGGGCTCTGTTTCACGGCGGCGGACATAGAGTACCTGCGGCAGATCCCGCAGCTCCGGCGGGCTCCGGCGGGTTTCTTCGACGACTACCTGCCGGGGTTTCGCTTTAGCGGGGACGTCTGGGCGGTTGCCGAGGGCGAACCGGTCTTTCCGAACGAGCCGCTGCTCCGCGTCACGGCGCCTCTCATCGAGGGGCAGATCGTCGAAACGGCGCTGCTGTCGACGGTGTTGTTCCAAACGTCGGTGGCGAGCCGCGCGTCTCGCGTGGTCCGGGCGGCGGCCGGACGCCCGGTGTTCGAGCTTGGCGCGCGCCGCGCCCATGGCGCCGAGGCGGGTGCGCTCGCCGGCCGAGCGGCGTTCATCGGCGGCTGCAGCGGGACATCCGATGTCGAAGCGGGTCTGGCTTTCGGCCTGCCGCTGGCCGGCACGATGGCGCACTCCTGGGTCATGAGCCACGACTCGGAGAAGGAAGCGTTCATCCGCTTCATCGACATGTACGGCGATCGGACGGTGCTCCTCATCGACACCTACGACAGCGAGCGTGCGGTAGATCGCATCGCCGCCGCGGGGCTCTCTCCGTTCGGCGTACGCCTGGACAGCGGCGACCTGCTCGCCGAGAGCCGGGCGATCCGCGCGCGTCTCGACGCGGCAGGTCTGCGCGGGACCAGGATTTTCGCGAGCGGCGACCTCGACGAGCGGCGCATCGCCGAGTTGGTGGAGGACCGCGCTCCGATCGACATCTTCGGCGTCGGCACCGCGCTGAGCACTTCCTCCGACGCGCCCGCCCTCGGGGGCGTGTACAAGCTGGTCGAAGTGGACCGGGCCGGCCTCGTGCAGCCGGTGCTCAAGCTGAGTCGCGGCAAGGGGACGTATCCCGGGCCGAAGCAGGTGTGGCGCGTCGCGGATTGCGGAGCCGTGACCCACGACGTGCTGGCGACAGATCGGGAACCGCCGCCGGGGCAGGGGCGGGCCCTGCTCTCGCCGGTAATGCGTCGGGGACGACGGCTGCGACCCGGTCCTCCCATGCGGGAGATTCAGGGCCATGCGCTGCGGGCGGTCGAGGCGCTGCCGGCAGGGGTGCTGCGGCTGGAGGAGCCGACCGACTACCAGGTCGTCGTCAGCGACGGTCTGGTGCGGCTCACGGAGGATCTGCGGCAGCGCATGCATGCGGTCGCCGGTTGA